A portion of the Sphingobacterium spiritivorum genome contains these proteins:
- the truA gene encoding tRNA pseudouridine(38-40) synthase TruA encodes MELKTKRFFLEIAYQGTAYHGWQIQHNAVSVQEKLNDVLKTLLRKDIETIGAGRTDTGVHARQLFVHFDALAEGLLLQPDKFVHSLNALLPHDIAVYSLLPVDDEAHARFDATSRSYEYHLHFKKDPFLLHASWLTRDIPDVAKMNEACQYLLGRQDFECFSKSNTQVFTNFCDISRAEWLWKTDDHLVFHISADRFLRNMVRAIVGTLLEIGLKGKEPVYIKEVIASKSRSKAGTSVPAHGLYLTEVVYPYISKRK; translated from the coding sequence GTGGAACTAAAAACGAAACGTTTCTTTCTGGAGATAGCCTATCAGGGCACCGCATATCATGGTTGGCAAATCCAGCATAACGCTGTTTCTGTACAGGAAAAGTTAAATGATGTACTTAAAACCTTACTTCGTAAGGACATTGAAACAATAGGTGCAGGCCGGACAGATACAGGAGTACACGCGAGGCAGTTATTTGTTCACTTTGATGCCCTGGCAGAAGGTCTGCTATTACAGCCCGATAAATTTGTGCATTCTCTCAATGCTCTTTTACCTCATGATATAGCAGTATACAGCCTTTTACCAGTAGATGACGAAGCTCATGCCCGTTTTGATGCAACTTCCAGATCTTATGAATACCATCTGCATTTCAAAAAAGATCCGTTCCTGTTACATGCCTCCTGGTTGACAAGAGATATTCCGGATGTAGCAAAGATGAATGAGGCCTGTCAGTATCTTCTGGGGAGACAGGATTTCGAGTGTTTCAGTAAATCCAACACACAGGTTTTTACCAATTTTTGTGATATATCAAGAGCTGAATGGTTATGGAAGACCGATGACCATCTTGTTTTTCATATTTCTGCAGACCGGTTCCTAAGAAATATGGTCAGGGCAATTGTCGGAACCTTATTAGAAATCGGACTGAAAGGAAAAGAACCGGTCTATATAAAGGAAGTCATAGCAAGCAAGAGCCGTTCAAAGGCAGGAACATCTGTCCCAGCGCACGGATTATATTTAACGGAAGTGGTTTATCCTTATATTAGTAAACGTAAATAG
- a CDS encoding DUF4293 domain-containing protein, translating to MIQRIQTVWLLLAGVTIFALFLFPYLQYIDVAGIGRKLLVSGSYTAVNGESVKEESFILQSIATVVLGLIPVYIIFKFKDRKMQIKLILLQIVLLVLFFFWLYSFSGDILSKTSQYLSASNIGVGFFLFPVAIVFLSLAFGGIRKDERLIKSAERLR from the coding sequence ATGATACAGCGTATTCAAACGGTTTGGTTATTATTAGCGGGAGTGACTATTTTCGCATTGTTTCTGTTTCCCTATCTGCAATATATTGATGTAGCGGGAATAGGTAGAAAATTATTAGTGTCAGGATCTTATACGGCTGTTAATGGTGAATCTGTAAAAGAAGAGTCTTTTATTCTGCAGAGTATAGCTACAGTCGTTTTAGGGTTGATCCCGGTATATATCATCTTTAAATTTAAAGATCGTAAGATGCAGATCAAACTGATTTTATTACAGATTGTTTTGCTTGTTCTATTCTTTTTCTGGCTTTATTCTTTTTCCGGAGATATTTTGTCTAAAACATCCCAATATCTTTCAGCAAGTAATATTGGCGTCGGGTTTTTCTTATTCCCTGTAGCTATTGTGTTTCTATCTCTCGCTTTCGGTGGTATACGTAAAGATGAACGCCTGATAAAATCAGCAGAAAGATTACGTTAA
- a CDS encoding nuclear transport factor 2 family protein yields the protein MDYTQREKLIRNYVEAYNQLDIAGMLTDLDDEIRFVNITDGEINLSLLGRRAFWDQAVQAAELFSERKQEILAVRHSPEETEIEIDYSAKLAVDLPNGYERGQVISMKGRSVFRFGTDKIISLTDIS from the coding sequence ATGGACTATACCCAGCGAGAAAAACTGATCCGCAATTATGTTGAAGCCTATAATCAGCTTGATATAGCAGGTATGCTTACGGATCTGGATGATGAAATACGTTTTGTCAATATTACTGATGGTGAGATCAACTTATCTTTATTAGGTCGCCGTGCATTCTGGGATCAGGCCGTACAGGCGGCAGAGTTGTTTTCGGAACGCAAACAGGAAATTTTGGCTGTTCGTCATTCTCCCGAAGAGACCGAAATTGAAATCGATTATTCAGCTAAATTAGCTGTAGATCTGCCTAATGGTTATGAACGCGGACAAGTAATCAGCATGAAGGGCCGTTCAGTATTCCGGTTCGGAACAGATAAGATTATCAGCCTTACAGATATAAGCTAA
- a CDS encoding DUF4142 domain-containing protein, giving the protein MKAYLYILLAAVTWNLSSCQKPTSIKNAPLTDSVVSASILDYNIYFDAERFFIKTVESGLKLKNASEQALQMASSDSIRNLALALKECHTKDVAQIIALGDNLNVAIPAVMNAIDAQQVSDLKEEKNTDFDYRFIKMVIEDYERSIPLFEQAVSDANNSEIRNVASSVLPNLYAQLSKARIIERVYFRDRLISKL; this is encoded by the coding sequence ATGAAAGCTTACCTATATATTCTTCTGGCTGCAGTCACATGGAACTTAAGCAGTTGCCAGAAACCTACATCTATTAAAAATGCGCCACTCACAGATTCCGTAGTATCAGCTTCGATATTGGATTACAATATTTATTTTGATGCCGAACGCTTTTTTATAAAAACCGTGGAAAGCGGTCTTAAACTAAAAAATGCTTCAGAACAAGCCTTGCAGATGGCCAGTTCAGATTCTATCCGCAATCTTGCATTGGCTTTAAAAGAATGCCATACGAAAGATGTGGCACAGATTATAGCTTTAGGAGACAATTTAAATGTCGCTATTCCGGCAGTCATGAATGCTATCGATGCACAGCAAGTCTCCGATCTGAAAGAAGAAAAGAATACGGATTTTGATTATAGATTTATAAAAATGGTCATTGAAGATTATGAACGTAGTATTCCTCTTTTTGAACAGGCTGTATCGGATGCCAATAATTCCGAAATAAGGAATGTGGCGTCTTCCGTTCTTCCTAACTTATATGCTCAGCTATCCAAAGCGAGAATTATAGAGCGCGTCTACTTCAGAGACAGACTGATAAGTAAGCTGTAA